In Myotis daubentonii chromosome 6, mMyoDau2.1, whole genome shotgun sequence, a genomic segment contains:
- the LOC132236445 gene encoding DNA-directed RNA polymerases I and III subunit RPAC2-like, with the protein MEEDQELERKMSGLKTSMAEGERKTALEMVQAAGTDRHCMTFVLHEEDHTLGNSLRYMIMKNPEVEFCGYTTTHPSESKINLRIQTRGALPAVEPFQRGLNELMNVCQHVLDQFEASIKEYKDQKASRNESIF; encoded by the coding sequence ATGGAAGAGGACCAAGAGCTGGAGAGAAAAATGTCTGGATTGAAGACCTCAATGGCTGAAGGCGAGAGGAAGACAGCTCTGGAAATGGTCCAGGCAGCTGGAACAGATAGACACTGTATGACATTTGTTTTGCACGAGGAGGACCATACCCTAGGAAATTCTCTTCGTTACATGATCATGAAGAACCCGGAAGTGGAATTTTGTGGTTACACTACAACCCATCCTTCAGAGAGTAAAATTAATTTACGAATTCAGACTCGAGGTGCTCTTCCAGCTGTTGAGCCATTTCAGAGAGGCCTGAATGAGCTCATGAATGTATGCCAACATGTGCTTGACCAGTTTGAGGCCAGCATAAAGGAATATAAGGACCAAAAAGCAAGCAGAAATGAATCCATATTCTAG